In Rhodovulum sulfidophilum DSM 1374, the following are encoded in one genomic region:
- a CDS encoding anthranilate synthase component II: MLLLIDNYDSFTYNLVHYLGELGAETRVLRNDTLNVQEAMALRPSAILLSPGPCDPAQAGICLPLARAAAETGTPLMGVCLGHQTIGEAFGGKVVRAPEIVHGKMGRIEHDGSGVFSGLPSPFEATRYHSLIVERSSLPDCLIANAWLEDGTIMGLRHRDLPIHGVQFHPESIASEHGHALLRTFLDTVKEPA, from the coding sequence ATGCTGCTCTTGATCGACAATTACGACAGTTTCACCTATAATCTGGTCCATTATCTGGGCGAGCTCGGCGCCGAGACCAGGGTCCTGCGCAACGATACGCTCAATGTGCAGGAGGCGATGGCGTTGCGGCCCTCGGCGATCCTGCTGTCGCCCGGCCCCTGCGACCCGGCCCAGGCCGGGATCTGCCTGCCGCTCGCCCGCGCCGCGGCCGAGACCGGCACACCGCTGATGGGCGTCTGCCTCGGGCATCAGACCATCGGCGAGGCTTTCGGCGGCAAGGTCGTGCGCGCGCCCGAGATCGTGCATGGCAAGATGGGCCGCATCGAACATGACGGCTCGGGCGTGTTTTCCGGGCTGCCCTCGCCCTTCGAGGCGACGCGCTATCATTCGCTGATCGTCGAGCGCTCCAGCCTGCCCGACTGCCTGATCGCCAATGCCTGGCTGGAAGACGGAACGATCATGGGGCTGCGCCATCGCGACCTGCCGATCCACGGGGTGCAGTTCCATCCCGAAAGCATCGCCTCGGAGCATGGCCATGCCCTGCTCAGGACGTTCCTCGACACCGTGAAGGAGCCCGCATGA
- a CDS encoding divergent polysaccharide deacetylase family protein — translation MGRGFFGGVLWGAATSGLALAALAVVVPPGKPLDEARGEAPAPRFSAVPERAGPAAPEPDSVPAPVAAPAARPEISAAPEAGPATDIELPPGSEFNRSRPATEARPPEAEEIPREAPTMGAPAPVDVTEAPLPDTAPAAAPAPVSAMPETMAPPMGSDAALDLGGAASPAAEDPPPAARAMHGPAAPEAAAAPVPEPAAPESPREAAPATSPDASPAMPAGTSPDISAATSPESSSGTETPEAAAGPAPETDRETVLDASPETAPETALDSETVPEIAADPETGPEAEPEVVPEAETAPEAGSEAPAVLPEVLPPPGPADPTMPGRAAGPLRPDAPLPMIGEQAAPVDAAPEAARPATPAMPGALALNAVPFRAPPGAPLLSLVLIDIGAEGLDRQTLLTFPFPVTFVLDPAAPDAEAAMAAYREAGYEVAVLGSGLADLAPEAAAARLGEAFDRIDGGIALVTPEERGFEGDRDLSGTVLGLLEASGHGLLTADKGLTDALRAAEQAGLREAGIFQTLDDAGQDAETIQRMLNRAVLEARQNGHAVIVGHSHPETVTAIYAWALLSGPADAVLAPLSAVLRQSRP, via the coding sequence ATGGGCAGGGGGTTTTTCGGCGGCGTTCTCTGGGGGGCCGCAACAAGCGGTCTGGCGCTGGCCGCTCTGGCGGTCGTGGTGCCGCCCGGGAAGCCGTTGGACGAGGCGCGGGGCGAGGCGCCGGCGCCGCGTTTCTCTGCGGTGCCCGAGCGCGCCGGGCCTGCGGCTCCCGAGCCCGACAGCGTCCCGGCGCCGGTCGCGGCTCCGGCCGCGCGTCCCGAGATCTCGGCCGCGCCCGAAGCCGGGCCCGCCACCGATATCGAGCTGCCGCCCGGCTCGGAATTCAACCGGTCCCGGCCCGCGACCGAGGCCCGGCCGCCCGAAGCCGAAGAGATCCCGCGCGAGGCCCCGACGATGGGGGCGCCCGCGCCGGTCGACGTGACCGAGGCGCCCTTGCCCGACACCGCGCCCGCCGCCGCGCCCGCGCCGGTTTCGGCGATGCCCGAGACGATGGCCCCGCCGATGGGCTCGGATGCGGCGCTCGATCTGGGCGGGGCGGCCTCCCCCGCCGCCGAGGACCCGCCGCCCGCGGCCCGCGCCATGCACGGCCCGGCCGCCCCGGAGGCCGCTGCCGCGCCCGTGCCCGAGCCGGCCGCCCCCGAAAGCCCACGGGAGGCTGCCCCGGCGACGTCTCCCGACGCGTCACCTGCGATGCCTGCCGGTACGTCCCCCGATATTTCTGCCGCAACGTCCCCCGAGTCTTCTTCGGGGACAGAGACGCCGGAGGCCGCCGCCGGTCCGGCGCCCGAGACTGATCGAGAGACTGTTCTTGACGCGAGCCCCGAGACAGCACCCGAGACTGCCCTCGACTCCGAGACAGTCCCCGAGATTGCCGCCGACCCCGAGACGGGTCCCGAGGCCGAGCCTGAAGTCGTGCCCGAGGCCGAAACCGCGCCGGAGGCCGGATCCGAGGCCCCCGCTGTCCTGCCTGAGGTCCTGCCGCCGCCGGGGCCCGCCGATCCGACCATGCCGGGACGCGCGGCCGGTCCGCTCAGGCCGGATGCCCCGTTGCCCATGATCGGCGAGCAGGCGGCGCCGGTGGACGCCGCGCCGGAGGCGGCCAGACCCGCGACGCCAGCGATGCCCGGGGCGCTGGCGCTCAATGCCGTGCCCTTCAGGGCCCCGCCCGGGGCGCCTCTGTTGTCGCTGGTGCTGATCGATATCGGCGCGGAAGGGCTCGACCGTCAGACGCTTCTGACCTTTCCCTTCCCGGTGACCTTCGTTCTGGACCCCGCCGCGCCCGATGCCGAGGCCGCGATGGCGGCCTATCGCGAGGCGGGCTATGAGGTGGCGGTGCTGGGCAGCGGGCTTGCGGATCTGGCGCCCGAGGCCGCCGCCGCCCGTCTCGGCGAGGCGTTCGACCGGATCGATGGCGGCATCGCCCTCGTCACTCCCGAAGAGCGCGGGTTTGAGGGCGATCGCGACCTGAGCGGGACTGTGCTGGGCCTGCTGGAGGCCAGCGGCCATGGGCTTTTGACCGCCGACAAGGGCCTGACCGACGCCCTGCGCGCGGCGGAACAGGCCGGGCTGCGCGAGGCCGGTATCTTCCAGACGCTGGATGACGCGGGGCAGGATGCCGAGACCATCCAGCGGATGCTCAACCGCGCGGTGCTCGAGGCGCGACAGAACGGTCACGCGGTGATTGTCGGTCACAGCCATCCCGAGACCGTGACCGCGATTTACGCATGGGCGCTGCTGTCGGGGCCGGCCGATGCGGTTCTTGCCCCGCTCTCGGCGGTGCTGCGCCAGTCCCGGCCCTGA
- a CDS encoding DUF934 domain-containing protein, whose amino-acid sequence MSTAILVTDAGFAPAGPAEDWLSPADLDGPARPDPVRVALAPETDPDLLGPHLARIAAIRVVFPAVADGRGFTLARRLRRMGFAGRLRAAGQLIPEQYPMARACGFDEVEIDADRALRQPEADWRRAAGRQGYLARLRSAVA is encoded by the coding sequence ATGAGCACGGCAATTCTCGTCACCGATGCGGGCTTTGCGCCTGCAGGTCCCGCAGAGGACTGGCTGAGCCCTGCCGATCTCGACGGCCCTGCCCGGCCCGATCCGGTCCGGGTCGCGCTGGCCCCGGAGACCGATCCGGACCTGCTCGGGCCCCATCTCGCGCGGATCGCGGCGATCCGGGTGGTCTTTCCGGCGGTTGCGGACGGGCGCGGTTTCACCCTCGCGCGCAGGCTGCGGCGGATGGGCTTTGCCGGGCGGCTCCGCGCCGCCGGGCAGCTCATCCCCGAGCAATATCCGATGGCGCGGGCCTGCGGCTTCGACGAGGTCGAGATCGACGCCGACCGCGCCCTGCGCCAGCCCGAGGCCGACTGGCGCAGGGCCGCGGGGCGGCAGGGCTATCTTGCGCGGCTCCGGAGCGCCGTGGCGTAA
- a CDS encoding phosphoadenylyl-sulfate reductase: protein MRPETGFERVEPQLAALNRRLDGATPQEVLAEMAERHAGRLALVSSFGAESVVLLHMVAELDPGLPVLFLETEMLFPETLAYQREVAAGLGLTGIRSLRPDAEALELHDPAGDLHRSDPDLCCHLRKTEPLERALAGFGAWVTGRKRHQTRERQAMHVCETDEAGRVKINPLHGWGRDEVAAYIERHDLPRHPLVSRGYPSIGCAPCTSRVAPGEDPRAGRWRGQDKQECGIHLVNGRFVRMGAEGVA from the coding sequence ATGCGGCCTGAAACCGGGTTCGAACGGGTGGAACCGCAGCTTGCGGCACTGAACCGCCGTCTGGACGGCGCGACGCCGCAAGAGGTGCTGGCCGAGATGGCCGAAAGACATGCCGGGCGGCTGGCGCTGGTCTCGTCCTTCGGGGCGGAATCGGTCGTGCTTCTGCACATGGTGGCCGAGCTCGACCCCGGCCTGCCGGTGCTGTTTCTCGAGACCGAGATGCTGTTTCCCGAGACGCTGGCCTATCAGCGCGAGGTCGCGGCCGGGCTGGGGCTGACCGGGATACGCAGCTTGCGGCCCGACGCGGAGGCGCTCGAGCTGCACGATCCGGCGGGCGATCTGCATCGCAGCGACCCCGATCTCTGCTGCCATCTGCGCAAGACCGAGCCGCTGGAACGCGCGCTGGCGGGCTTCGGCGCCTGGGTCACCGGACGCAAGCGCCACCAGACGCGCGAGCGCCAGGCGATGCATGTCTGCGAGACCGACGAGGCCGGGCGGGTCAAGATCAACCCGCTGCATGGCTGGGGGCGCGACGAGGTCGCGGCCTATATCGAGCGCCACGACCTGCCCCGGCATCCGCTGGTCTCGCGCGGGTATCCGTCGATCGGCTGCGCGCCCTGCACCAGCCGCGTCGCCCCGGGCGAGGACCCGCGCGCGGGCCGCTGGCGCGGACAGGACAAGCAGGAATGCGGCATTCACCTGGTCAATGGCCGCTTCGTGCGGATGGGTGCGGAGGGCGTGGCATGA
- a CDS encoding nitrite/sulfite reductase — MYAYSDFDESFVRDRVRQFRDQVARRIDGRLTEDEFKPLRLMNGLYLQLHAYMLRVAIPYGTLDARQMRQLAAISERWDRGYGHFTTRQNIQFNWPKLRDVPDMLDALADVGMHAIQTSGNCVRNVTSDHFAGAAADEIADPRPYAELLRQWSSDHPEFQYLPRKFKIAITGATADRAVTRAHDIGLRVVARDGAQGFQVSVGGGLGRTPMIGRVIRDFLPEADLVPYIEAVLGVYNQLGRRDNKYKARIKIAVHEMGLDTIRDLVEARFAETRTEFPGAEAALADIRAAFRAPGFRAGGTAIPPGSPAFRAWADTNLAAHRREDHAIVTVSLKTPGQQPGDASADQMRVIADLAETYGYDEIRISHRQNVILPHVRKDDLPAVFEALAAAGLAAANAGLISDIIACPGMDYCALATARSIPVAQEVAVLFETLDLAHEVGPLRLNVSGCINACGHHHVADIGILGLERAGVETYQITLGGDPTDRIAIGERTGPGFAAGEIVGAVERIVMAYLERRDGPAEGFADAYRRLGLAPFQKALYSEGSKEDAA, encoded by the coding sequence ATGTACGCCTATTCCGATTTCGACGAGAGTTTCGTGCGCGACCGCGTGCGCCAGTTCCGCGACCAGGTCGCGCGCCGGATCGACGGCCGCCTGACCGAGGACGAGTTCAAGCCGCTCCGGCTGATGAACGGGCTTTATCTGCAGCTTCACGCCTACATGCTGCGCGTGGCCATTCCCTATGGCACGCTCGATGCGCGCCAGATGCGCCAGCTTGCGGCGATCTCGGAACGCTGGGATCGCGGCTACGGCCATTTCACCACCCGCCAGAACATCCAGTTCAACTGGCCGAAACTCCGCGACGTGCCCGACATGCTGGACGCGCTGGCCGATGTCGGCATGCATGCGATCCAGACCTCGGGCAATTGCGTGCGCAACGTGACCTCGGACCATTTCGCGGGCGCCGCCGCCGACGAGATCGCCGATCCGCGCCCCTATGCCGAGCTGTTGCGGCAATGGTCGAGCGATCACCCCGAGTTCCAGTACCTGCCGCGCAAGTTCAAGATCGCGATCACCGGCGCCACCGCCGACCGCGCCGTGACCCGGGCCCATGACATCGGGCTGCGCGTCGTCGCGCGGGACGGAGCCCAGGGCTTTCAGGTCAGCGTCGGCGGCGGTCTCGGCCGCACCCCGATGATCGGCCGGGTGATCCGCGACTTCCTGCCCGAGGCGGATCTGGTGCCCTATATCGAGGCGGTGCTGGGGGTCTACAACCAGCTCGGCCGTCGCGACAACAAGTACAAGGCCCGGATCAAGATCGCGGTCCACGAGATGGGGCTCGACACCATCCGCGATCTGGTCGAGGCGCGCTTTGCCGAGACCCGGACCGAGTTCCCCGGCGCAGAGGCCGCCCTGGCCGACATCCGCGCGGCCTTCCGCGCGCCCGGGTTCCGCGCGGGCGGCACCGCGATCCCGCCTGGCAGCCCCGCATTCCGGGCCTGGGCCGACACCAACCTTGCCGCCCACCGGCGCGAGGATCATGCCATCGTCACCGTCTCGCTGAAGACGCCCGGTCAGCAGCCGGGCGATGCCAGCGCCGATCAGATGCGGGTCATCGCCGATCTGGCCGAGACCTATGGCTATGACGAGATCCGGATCAGCCACCGCCAGAACGTGATCCTGCCGCATGTCCGCAAGGACGACCTGCCCGCGGTCTTCGAGGCGCTGGCGGCGGCGGGGCTGGCGGCGGCTAATGCCGGGCTGATCTCGGACATCATCGCCTGCCCGGGCATGGATTACTGCGCGCTGGCCACGGCCCGCTCGATCCCGGTCGCGCAGGAGGTCGCGGTCCTGTTCGAGACCCTCGATCTGGCCCATGAGGTCGGCCCGCTGAGGCTGAACGTCTCGGGCTGCATCAATGCCTGCGGCCATCACCATGTCGCCGATATCGGCATTCTCGGGCTCGAACGTGCGGGCGTCGAGACCTATCAGATCACGCTGGGCGGCGATCCGACGGACCGGATCGCCATCGGCGAGCGCACCGGCCCGGGCTTTGCCGCGGGCGAGATCGTGGGCGCGGTGGAACGTATCGTGATGGCCTATCTGGAGCGGCGCGACGGCCCGGCGGAAGGGTTCGCCGACGCCTACCGGCGGCTGGGGCTCGCGCCCTTCCAGAAGGCGCTTTACAGTGAGGGGAGCAAGGAAGATGCGGCCTGA
- a CDS encoding DUF2849 domain-containing protein, which produces MKRRFNPSVVTANDLFEGHPVWRTAQGRWSATIREAEVLDDPATAQARLAEAEAESGRVVGPYLAEVATAPQGPAPLHFREVFRVRGPAHASDRPDQRPDQRPGE; this is translated from the coding sequence ATGAAGCGCCGTTTCAACCCCAGCGTCGTCACCGCCAACGACCTGTTCGAGGGCCATCCGGTCTGGCGCACCGCCCAAGGCCGCTGGTCGGCCACGATCCGCGAGGCCGAGGTGCTGGACGACCCGGCCACAGCCCAGGCCCGGCTGGCCGAGGCCGAGGCGGAATCCGGCCGCGTCGTCGGCCCCTATCTCGCCGAGGTCGCGACCGCCCCCCAGGGCCCCGCGCCGCTGCATTTCCGCGAGGTCTTCCGCGTCCGTGGCCCGGCCCACGCGTCGGACCGCCCCGACCAACGCCCCGACCAACGCCCCGGAGAGTGA
- the cysG gene encoding siroheme synthase CysG, translated as MQFFPIFLRSEGARIVVSGGGETALAKLRLLLKTRARIAVHAAEADPKILDWQAEGRLSWVARPVEAADLDGARLVYAATDDATEDARVAGLARAAGVLFNIVDNREDSAFITPAMVDRDPVVVAIGTEGAAPVLARKIKAGLEAWLPAGLGARVRAANAFRPEAEALPQGRARRGFWAAVFDGALDGRAPEPLDRLLEAHKAARPAVGEVLFVGAGPGDPDDLTMRARRALDRADVVIHDRLVPAPILELARREAEIVEAGKTGFGPSTPQEEINRLIVGRAAEGLVVVRLKAGDPSVFGRLDEEIEACEAAGIAWSVVPGLTAASAAAASLGQSLTRRGRNSDLRVLTGHDVNGLADHDWATLARPGAVAAIYMGKRAARFLQGRLMMHGAEAATPVSVVENAGRPEERILAATLGTLATEIASAGLTGPAVILLGLAPRAAARSLPLLQEAAR; from the coding sequence ATGCAGTTCTTCCCCATCTTCCTGCGCAGCGAGGGCGCGCGGATCGTGGTTTCCGGCGGCGGCGAGACCGCGCTGGCCAAGCTGCGCCTGCTGCTCAAGACCCGCGCCCGGATCGCGGTCCATGCCGCAGAGGCCGACCCGAAGATCCTCGACTGGCAGGCCGAGGGGCGTCTCAGCTGGGTCGCGCGGCCCGTCGAGGCGGCCGATCTCGACGGCGCGCGGCTGGTCTATGCCGCGACCGACGATGCCACCGAGGATGCGCGCGTCGCAGGTCTCGCCCGCGCCGCCGGCGTGCTGTTCAACATCGTCGACAATCGCGAGGACAGCGCCTTCATCACCCCCGCCATGGTCGACCGCGACCCGGTGGTGGTGGCGATCGGCACCGAGGGCGCGGCGCCGGTTCTGGCCCGCAAGATCAAGGCCGGTCTCGAGGCCTGGCTTCCCGCCGGTCTGGGCGCCCGCGTGCGCGCGGCCAATGCCTTCCGCCCCGAGGCCGAGGCCCTGCCCCAGGGGCGCGCCCGCCGCGGCTTCTGGGCGGCGGTGTTCGACGGCGCACTCGACGGCCGGGCGCCGGAACCGCTCGACCGGCTGCTCGAGGCCCACAAGGCCGCCCGCCCGGCCGTGGGCGAGGTGCTGTTCGTCGGCGCGGGCCCCGGCGATCCGGACGATCTGACCATGCGCGCCCGCCGCGCGCTCGACCGCGCCGATGTGGTGATCCACGACCGGCTGGTGCCGGCACCGATCCTGGAGCTTGCCCGCCGCGAGGCCGAGATCGTCGAGGCCGGCAAGACCGGCTTCGGCCCCTCGACGCCGCAGGAAGAGATCAACCGCCTGATCGTCGGGCGCGCCGCCGAGGGTCTTGTCGTGGTGCGGCTGAAGGCGGGCGATCCCTCGGTCTTCGGGCGGCTCGACGAAGAGATCGAGGCCTGCGAGGCCGCGGGCATCGCCTGGTCGGTGGTGCCGGGACTGACCGCCGCCTCGGCCGCCGCGGCAAGCCTTGGCCAGAGCCTGACCCGGCGCGGCCGCAATTCGGACTTGCGGGTGCTGACCGGGCATGACGTGAATGGCCTTGCCGATCACGACTGGGCCACGCTCGCCCGGCCGGGCGCGGTCGCCGCGATCTACATGGGCAAGCGCGCCGCGCGCTTCCTCCAGGGGCGGCTGATGATGCATGGCGCCGAGGCCGCGACCCCGGTCAGCGTGGTCGAGAATGCCGGCCGCCCCGAGGAACGCATCCTGGCCGCGACGCTGGGCACGCTGGCGACCGAGATCGCCTCGGCCGGGCTGACCGGCCCCGCCGTCATCCTGCTGGGTCTGGCCCCTCGCGCGGCCGCCCGGTCGCTTCCCCTGCTGCAGGAGGCCGCCCGATGA
- a CDS encoding M1 family metallopeptidase, translated as MRLRRLVLAAIPVLAALGGVPETAALAGPHGEMLGEEAVRLNLDPASGALTLDARLPAPQGDVALPRQDWLSVETLLIGGEPSPLPASGVIRAARHMGRSVTVRLSGTLPELSPGIEAAGRGETASYLLGSGWLPVDAAPRARFELSLEVPPGWRPAATGRLSDERVHPDGRRADFVFTGRAGDLGVFAGRYAVNEAMHRGLRLRTYFEPRDAAFSPAYIAAAAGYIDRYSDAIGPYPYDGFSVVSAPIPVGLGLPGMTYVSQAILGHGYMRGRSLAHEVLHSWWGNAVGVDYRRGNWSEGLTTYMADYALAEEAGAAEAREMRLGWLRDLAALPAAEDRPLTEFRAAAHGARQAVGYGKAAFLFHMLRAELGEEDWQAGLRRFYRERYDRVAAWHHLRAGFEAASGRDLRWFFDQWLTRSGLPALRIEAAEPEGRKLHLVVGQSAPFYRLRVPVTVETEAGAERHIVALDGARAEVTLALAARPRAVAVDPDFELARELAPGEVPPMLGDLFAGPDPALLALGEGAGAAAAALGPRLLHGAPRLVDAAAAEAAPVLVVLGSGAEVAAWRRAHLSAPAPWSMDAGRARAWVERDARGRLIGFLSADRTEDLLPELGGLRYQAGQSYAAFADGARVAAGDWPAGASGLRRRFD; from the coding sequence ATGCGTCTTCGCCGTCTTGTTCTGGCCGCCATCCCGGTTCTCGCCGCGCTGGGCGGGGTGCCGGAGACGGCCGCTCTGGCCGGGCCGCATGGCGAGATGCTGGGCGAGGAGGCGGTGCGGCTGAACCTCGATCCGGCCAGCGGCGCGCTGACGCTCGATGCGCGCCTGCCCGCGCCGCAGGGCGATGTGGCCTTGCCCAGGCAGGACTGGCTGAGCGTCGAGACGCTTCTGATCGGCGGCGAGCCGAGCCCGCTGCCCGCCTCGGGGGTGATCCGGGCGGCGCGGCATATGGGGCGTTCGGTGACGGTCCGGCTGAGCGGGACCCTGCCCGAGCTGTCGCCCGGGATCGAGGCGGCGGGGCGCGGAGAGACCGCCAGCTATCTTCTGGGCTCGGGCTGGCTGCCGGTCGATGCGGCGCCCCGCGCGCGTTTCGAGCTGAGCCTCGAGGTGCCCCCGGGCTGGCGCCCGGCCGCGACCGGCAGGCTGTCCGACGAGCGGGTGCATCCCGACGGCCGCCGGGCCGATTTCGTCTTCACCGGGCGGGCCGGCGATCTCGGGGTCTTCGCGGGGCGCTATGCGGTGAACGAGGCGATGCATCGCGGGCTTCGACTGCGCACCTATTTCGAGCCCCGCGACGCGGCCTTCTCGCCGGCCTATATCGCGGCGGCCGCTGGCTATATCGACCGCTATTCCGACGCGATCGGCCCCTATCCCTATGACGGCTTCTCGGTGGTTTCGGCGCCGATCCCGGTGGGGCTCGGGCTGCCGGGGATGACCTATGTCAGCCAGGCGATCCTCGGCCATGGCTACATGCGGGGCCGGTCGCTTGCGCATGAGGTGCTGCATTCCTGGTGGGGCAATGCGGTCGGGGTCGATTACCGGCGCGGCAACTGGAGCGAGGGGCTGACCACCTACATGGCCGATTACGCCCTGGCCGAGGAGGCGGGCGCGGCCGAGGCGCGCGAGATGCGGCTGGGCTGGCTGCGCGATCTCGCGGCGCTGCCCGCCGCCGAGGACCGCCCGCTGACCGAGTTCCGCGCCGCCGCGCATGGCGCGCGCCAGGCGGTCGGCTATGGCAAGGCGGCCTTCCTGTTTCACATGCTCAGGGCCGAGCTCGGGGAAGAAGACTGGCAGGCGGGGCTGCGCCGCTTCTATCGGGAACGCTACGACCGGGTGGCGGCCTGGCATCATCTGCGCGCCGGTTTCGAGGCCGCCAGCGGGCGCGATCTGCGCTGGTTCTTCGATCAGTGGCTGACCCGGAGCGGGCTGCCCGCGCTGCGGATCGAGGCGGCCGAACCCGAGGGGCGCAAGCTGCATCTGGTGGTCGGCCAGTCCGCGCCTTTCTATCGGCTGCGCGTGCCGGTGACGGTCGAGACTGAGGCGGGGGCCGAGCGCCATATCGTGGCGCTCGACGGTGCCCGCGCCGAGGTCACGCTGGCGCTGGCCGCAAGACCGCGCGCGGTCGCGGTCGATCCCGATTTCGAGTTGGCGCGGGAGCTGGCCCCGGGCGAGGTGCCGCCGATGCTGGGCGATCTCTTCGCCGGTCCCGACCCCGCGCTGCTGGCGCTGGGCGAGGGCGCCGGGGCGGCGGCGGCGGCGCTTGGCCCGCGGCTGCTGCATGGCGCGCCGCGGCTGGTCGATGCGGCGGCGGCCGAGGCTGCGCCGGTGCTGGTCGTGCTCGGCTCCGGTGCCGAGGTGGCGGCCTGGCGCCGCGCGCATCTCTCCGCGCCCGCCCCCTGGAGCATGGATGCGGGCCGCGCCCGCGCCTGGGTCGAGCGCGATGCCCGCGGGCGGCTGATCGGTTTTCTCTCGGCCGACCGGACGGAGGATCTGCTGCCCGAGCTGGGGGGGCTGCGCTATCAGGCGGGCCAAAGCTATGCTGCCTTCGCCGATGGCGCCCGGGTGGCGGCGGGCGACTGGCCGGCCGGGGCCTCCGGACTGCGCCGCCGTTTCGACTGA
- the thiE gene encoding thiamine phosphate synthase: MIRGRLPVYFVTPDGASPELVLAAVRGGATMVQLRDKKAGDDALIELVRALKPELARRGVPLIVNDRLEVVLASGADGLHVGQSDGSPLALRRALGPGRLLGLSVEAMAHLGAIPAGVVDYLGVGPVRATATKPDHAAPLGLGGLARIAAASALPCVAIGGVGAGDAHALKAAGAAGMAVVSAISAASDPEAAARALAGAWRNA; this comes from the coding sequence ATGATCCGCGGCAGGCTTCCGGTCTATTTCGTGACCCCCGACGGCGCCTCGCCCGAGCTGGTTCTGGCCGCGGTCCGGGGCGGCGCGACCATGGTGCAGCTGCGCGACAAGAAGGCCGGGGACGATGCGCTGATCGAGCTGGTCCGCGCGCTGAAACCCGAGCTGGCCCGGCGCGGCGTTCCGCTGATCGTGAACGACCGGCTCGAGGTGGTGCTGGCCTCGGGGGCGGACGGGCTTCATGTCGGCCAGTCCGACGGCTCTCCGCTGGCGCTGCGCCGGGCACTGGGGCCGGGGCGGCTTCTGGGCCTGTCGGTCGAAGCCATGGCGCATCTCGGCGCGATACCTGCCGGTGTCGTCGATTATCTCGGCGTCGGGCCGGTGCGGGCGACCGCCACCAAACCCGATCACGCAGCACCGCTCGGCCTTGGCGGGCTGGCGCGGATCGCGGCGGCGAGCGCGCTGCCCTGCGTCGCCATCGGCGGCGTCGGCGCGGGCGATGCACACGCGCTCAAGGCGGCCGGAGCCGCGGGCATGGCCGTCGTCTCGGCGATCTCGGCCGCCTCCGATCCCGAGGCCGCCGCCCGCGCGCTGGCAGGGGCCTGGAGGAACGCCTGA
- the thiM gene encoding hydroxyethylthiazole kinase codes for MHPPADHPIRTPAEHLAAMRERAPLVQCITNFVAMNVAANVLLAAGASPAMVHAAEETGEFTPLAQALSINIGTPSPGWATGMRAAAAAARAAGLPWVLDPVAVGATSYRQALCGDLMAFEPTVIRGNASEILALAGVEARGRGADSADTVEAAEAAARALAERSWAVVAVTGPVDYVTDGARAWRIANGHPLMPKVTALGCSLTALVAAFLAGGGDRAEATVAALACFGLAGEQAAEGAAGPGSFAVALIDALHAMTPETLERGARVSAA; via the coding sequence ATGCATCCCCCCGCAGACCACCCGATTCGAACGCCCGCAGAGCATCTGGCCGCGATGCGCGAACGCGCGCCCCTGGTGCAGTGCATCACCAATTTCGTCGCCATGAACGTGGCCGCGAATGTGCTGCTGGCGGCGGGCGCCTCGCCGGCGATGGTGCATGCGGCCGAGGAAACCGGCGAGTTCACACCGCTGGCACAGGCGCTTTCGATCAATATCGGCACGCCCTCGCCCGGCTGGGCGACGGGGATGCGGGCCGCGGCCGCTGCGGCGCGGGCGGCGGGGCTGCCCTGGGTGCTCGACCCCGTCGCGGTCGGCGCCACCAGCTACCGGCAGGCGCTTTGCGGCGATCTCATGGCCTTCGAACCGACGGTGATCCGGGGCAATGCCTCGGAAATCCTGGCCCTGGCCGGGGTCGAGGCGCGCGGCCGGGGCGCCGACAGCGCCGATACCGTCGAGGCCGCCGAAGCCGCGGCACGGGCGCTGGCAGAGCGGAGCTGGGCCGTGGTCGCGGTCACCGGGCCGGTCGATTACGTGACCGATGGCGCACGGGCCTGGCGTATCGCCAACGGCCATCCGCTGATGCCGAAGGTCACCGCGCTGGGCTGTTCGCTGACGGCACTGGTCGCGGCCTTCCTGGCCGGCGGCGGCGACCGCGCCGAGGCGACCGTCGCGGCGCTGGCCTGTTTCGGGCTGGCGGGCGAACAGGCGGCCGAGGGCGCGGCCGGGCCGGGCAGCTTTGCGGTGGCGCTGATCGATGCGCTTCATGCGATGACGCCCGAGACGCTCGAGCGCGGCGCCCGGGTAAGCGCGGCATGA